A window of the Calditrichia bacterium genome harbors these coding sequences:
- a CDS encoding class I fructose-bisphosphate aldolase codes for MRIDKIAELLGSEADYFLNHQSKTIDKSHLHLPGPDFVSQVWESSDRPVSVLRNMQTLFSHGRMGGTGFLSILPVDQGIEHSAGASFAPNPIYFDPENIVKLAIEGGCNAVASTLGVLGSVARKYAHKIPFIMKLNHNELMSYPNTFDQIMFANINQAFEMGCVAVGATIYFGSEESHRQIIEVSEAFNHAHELGLVTILWAYTRNPEFKQDKDYHVSADLTGQANHLAATIQADIVKQKQPENNGGYNALKGFGKTHPKVYSELTSEHPIDLCRYQVANCYMGRAGLINSGGASGKNDLAQAVKTAVINKRAGGMGLISGRKAFQKPMKEGVELLNAIQDIYISKEVTIA; via the coding sequence ATGAGGATTGATAAAATTGCCGAACTATTGGGCAGCGAAGCAGATTATTTCTTAAATCACCAATCAAAAACAATTGATAAATCACATCTGCACTTGCCGGGGCCGGATTTTGTGTCGCAGGTTTGGGAAAGCAGCGATCGCCCTGTTTCCGTATTGCGTAACATGCAAACTTTGTTCAGCCATGGCCGGATGGGCGGAACAGGTTTTCTTTCCATTTTACCGGTCGATCAAGGAATTGAACACTCTGCGGGTGCATCCTTTGCACCGAACCCGATCTATTTTGATCCCGAAAACATTGTGAAACTGGCCATCGAAGGCGGTTGTAATGCTGTCGCTTCAACGCTGGGTGTGTTGGGCTCGGTTGCCCGCAAGTATGCCCACAAAATTCCGTTCATTATGAAGCTGAATCACAACGAATTGATGAGCTACCCGAATACTTTTGATCAAATTATGTTCGCGAATATCAACCAGGCATTCGAAATGGGCTGCGTTGCTGTAGGTGCAACCATCTATTTTGGTTCGGAAGAAAGCCATCGCCAGATTATCGAAGTTTCCGAAGCGTTTAATCACGCGCATGAGTTAGGTTTGGTCACGATTTTATGGGCGTACACCCGGAATCCCGAGTTCAAACAGGACAAAGATTACCACGTTTCTGCAGACCTGACCGGACAAGCGAATCATTTGGCAGCAACCATTCAGGCAGACATCGTGAAACAAAAACAGCCGGAAAATAACGGCGGTTACAATGCGCTCAAAGGCTTCGGGAAAACGCACCCGAAAGTTTACAGCGAACTGACCAGCGAGCACCCGATCGACTTGTGCCGCTATCAGGTTGCCAACTGCTACATGGGTCGGGCCGGCTTGATTAACTCCGGTGGTGCATCCGGTAAGAACGATCTGGCACAAGCTGTAAAAACCGCTGTGATCAACAAACGCGCCGGTGGGATGGGTTTGATTTCCGGACGGAAAGCTTTCCAGAAACCGATGAAAGAAGGTGTTGAATTGTTGAACGCTATTCAGGATATTTACATCAGCAAAGAAGTGACAATTGCTTAA
- a CDS encoding mechanosensitive ion channel has translation MNPAVSFEISQFSIFQMLIIGTALFVVLRILRRMIRRLSVGRPAQTLLKRFWPLAETIVWVAFSLTSLAVIFDDRVFYTGAVLLVIVAISGWFFWFVLRDWMAGVILKIRNVLHLNQPLQIGDISGTVLRLGDLSLHLQQENGAIAEIPYAAVAGNILRTNNPDAGGSVHKFVVDVPQFSSTETAQQWLRNAILQSPWWPPQSEPKFKIIAENRDLFQIEVQLVSLDARFVQSVQRDVLQQINMLHQPE, from the coding sequence ATGAATCCGGCTGTAAGTTTCGAAATATCGCAATTTTCGATTTTCCAAATGCTCATTATCGGCACCGCATTATTTGTTGTATTGCGCATTTTACGCAGAATGATTCGCCGCCTGTCGGTCGGCAGACCGGCACAAACACTGCTTAAACGGTTTTGGCCGCTCGCCGAAACCATCGTTTGGGTTGCGTTTTCACTAACATCACTCGCTGTCATTTTTGATGACCGGGTGTTTTACACAGGCGCTGTTTTGTTGGTAATTGTTGCCATTTCCGGCTGGTTTTTCTGGTTTGTATTGCGTGACTGGATGGCTGGCGTTATCCTGAAGATCCGCAATGTGCTGCATCTTAACCAGCCGTTGCAGATTGGCGACATCAGCGGAACAGTGCTGCGGCTCGGCGATTTATCGCTGCACCTTCAGCAGGAAAACGGTGCCATCGCAGAAATCCCGTATGCCGCGGTTGCCGGGAATATTTTGCGAACCAACAACCCAGACGCCGGCGGCTCCGTTCACAAATTTGTGGTCGATGTGCCGCAATTTTCTTCGACGGAAACAGCGCAGCAATGGCTGCGAAATGCCATTTTGCAATCGCCGTGGTGGCCACCGCAAAGTGAACCGAAGTTCAAAATCATTGCGGAAAACCGGGATCTTTTTCAGATCGAAGTGCAACTTGTATCGCTCGATGCCCGGTTTGTTCAATCGGTTCAGCGGGATGTTCTGCAGCAAATTAATATGTTGCACCAACCGGAATAA